The nucleotide window CAGTGCAAACACCCCCCGGTCTTCTCGCGGTGGGCGCGGGCGGCCTCGAGTTCCCGCTTCGGACGCGGCGGGACGAAGGGATAGCCGTAGATCTGACCGTGCGGATGGTGCAGCGTGACCCCTATCGCCTCGCCCTTGTTCTCGAAGATGAACACGTAATCGACGAAATCCAGCGCGCCGAGCTCCCGGTAGCGGTCCGCCCACACCTTGACGAGCTGCTTTATGCGCCGCTCCGGGAGCTGCGCCAGCGTCGCGTCGTGCTCGTCGGTGTAGAGGACCACCTCGCACACCCCGCGCCCGGCGGCCTTCGGGGTCAGCCCGTTCCCAGCCCCCTCCGGCTCCGGTGCATCAGGCACGAACGAGGGGAAGCGGTTCTCGAAGACGACTATCTCATAAGACTCCCGGGGCACCTCTGTCGGGAACCCGCCCGGCTTCGTCGGACACAGCGGGCAGTACTCCGCCGGGGGCAGAAAAGTCCTCTCCTGACGGTGGGTGGCGTAGGCCACCCACTCACCGAGCGTCGGGTCCCAGCGCAGCTCGTTCAAGCGTCCTCATCCTCTTCTTCATCCTCCTCGAAGGAGTAGAAGATGATGTACCGTCCGTCCTCCTTCAGCAGCCTCTCCTTGCGCATGTTACACCAGCCTCCGCTCTACCCGTAGCCTTCTGCAACAATATCTTACATCAGACAACATTCATGCGTTTATTTTGTGTTTCAAAAATCCACCCTCGGCCGATCGCCCTGATCCACTCCCGGAACCCGCCTCAACGTAATGCTTTCACCTCGCTTGTTTGAAAGCTGTTGCATCCAGAGATACGGTTTTTTGGAGCAAAACGGAAGAGGGAGGTATACACGCATGCCGGAGCGGGTGAGATCGTATTTGAGGGAGCATACGAACCCGCCGGTTTTCGTGACGTCAGGGCTCATCGCGATAATCCTGGTAGCGCTCGGCGCAGTCTTTCCTGGAAGGTTCGGCGCGGCGGCGGAAGATTTCCAGAAGTTCATAACCACGTACTTCGGGTGGCTCTACATCCTGAGCGCGACGTTTTTCCTGGTCTTCGCTGGTGCGATCACGTGCAGCAGGTGGGGAAGGATCAGGCTGGGTCCCGACGATGCCCGGGAGGAGTACGGCACCTGGTCCTGGATCTCGATGATGTTCACTGCCGGGATGGGCATTGGTCTAGTCTATTATGGGGTGGCGGAACCGCTGAACGACTTCATGCACCCTCCGGTCGGCGAAGGAGGTACGAGGGGGGCCGCAGAGCAGGCGATGAACTACACGTTCTTCCACTGGGGCCTCCATCCCTGGGCCATCTACGTCGTTCTGGGGTTGGCGCTGGGATACTTTTCATACCGCAAGGGCCTTCCGCTTCGCCCCGCCTCGGCGCTCTATCCCCTGATCGGGGAGAGGATCAACGGCCCGGTGGGGCATCTCATAGACATTCTGGCGGTGTTCGGGACGCTCTTCGGGCTGGCGACATCGATCGGCATTGGGGCCACCCAGATAGGTGCGGGTCTACAGACGCTCTTCGGCATCCCCAACGACACGCTGGTCGAGGTGTTGATAATCGCGGCGGTCGAGGTGGTCGCGATCACGTCGGTGATGCTCGGTATAAACGCCGGGATAAGGCGTCTGTCGGTGATAAACATGTGGCTCGCCCTGGCTCTGTGCGCGTTCGTCTTCGTGGCGGGGCCGACCCTGTTCCTGCTCGACTCGATGGCCACCGATACCGGTTATTACCTGCAGCACCTCCCGCAGACCAGCCTCACCATCTTCACCACCAGGCAGGGACATGACTTTCAGGCCACCTGGACCCTGTTCTATTGGGGGTGGTGGATCTCATGGTCCCCCTTCGTAGGCATGTTCATAGCCCGCATCTCCTACGGATACACGATCCGCAAGTTCATCCTCGGCACGCTCCTCATCCCCACCGGTTTCTCGATCGTGTGGTTCGTGGTCTTCGGGGAATCCGCCCTGCACCGGGTGCTCACCGGCAGCGACCGGGTGCTGGCAGACGCGAGCGCGCCCACCGCGCTCTTCGTCCTGCTCGAGCAACTCCCCACAGGCAAAGTGATCAGCCTGATCTTCTCGGTGATCGCCATAGTCGTCGTCACCCTGTTCTTCGCCACCTCTTCGGACTCCGGCTCCCTGGTGGTGGACATCCTTACCAACGGCGGAGACCCGCACCCCATCTGGCAACAGAGGATGTTCTGGGCCATCACCGAGGGCGTGATCGCCGCGGTGCTGTTGGTCGCCGGGGCGGCCACCGGCGGGGACCCGCTGAGCGCGTTGCAGACGGCAGCCATAACCTCCGGTCTCCCCTTCTGCGTGGTCCTGCTCCTCATGTGCCTCTCGCTGTTCCTATCCTTCACAGGCGAACGCGTGCCCCGCATCCCGGGCGAGGTGGTCGTCGCTCCGCAGCCGGACCGCATCGTGCCCGTCACCGACGGGGCTGCGCAGGAGCCCGGGCGCACCAACGGGGGAGTTCCAGCCCCGCAACAGGTACACACCGGAGGCCTCCAGGGACACGAGAGCTGACGAGGCAAGCACCGAGAAAACCCGCACGACTGAACGAGGAGGTACGGCAAGTGCAGGAGAGCATACCGAGATCCTGGGTAGGGAAGGACGTGATACTAGCCCGCTCGGGGGCCTCAGATTCTGAGCTCGTGGTCCTCAGGGAAGTGAACGACCTGGGTCTCGCCTACGCCTACAAAGCGGGCGAGGTGGAGGGAGAACCCGTCTTCGTCCCCTGGACCGCGGTGAGCTGGATGCGTCCCCCCGTGCCCGCGGACCTGCAAGGAGCCCGGGACGATGGGTAGACAGCGCCGAAACCCCTTCCGGGGCTTCCTGGACGTGATGAGCGAGATGAACCGGGCCCAGCAAAAGTGGATCTCCCTGAACGACCAGGGACGGGCCGGAGCACACGGAACCCCGGCCACGGCTTGGATCCCTGACGCAGACATCTACGCCCTCGAGAACGACCTGGTGATCCGGTGCGCCCTGGCCGGCGTGCGGCGGGAGGACGTGGAGATCTCACTCTCCGGCGGGGTGTTGATGATCTCCGGCGAGCGCAGAGGGGAACCCAAGAACCCCCGCCCGATCCACTACACCAGAGAGCTGCGCTACGGGATCTTCCGCAGGGTCATGAGCCTCCCCGAAGGCATCACCAAGAGCGATATAAGCGCTCGCTTCGAGAACGGCCTCCTCGAGATAATCGTGCGTGGTGGAGCCTCAGCCACCGAGCCGGAGCGGATCGAGATCGGCTGACGGCCGCCCTCTCCAGCCGCCTCAGCCCTTCTGAGCCTTCTTCGCGGCCTCGATCCAGGGATCGACGACGCTCTGGTTCTTCTTCAGCCAGCTGCGTGCCCCCTTCGCGGGGCTGCTCTTTCGGATCTCGAGCTCCAGCTCACCAAGCTGCCCGGGCGTGAGCCGGACGGCTTTGATCATGGCGTACGCCTCCGGCTTGTCTTTATGCAGGTTCTTGCTGACTATCGCCGAGAGCTCCTCGCCCTTGCCCATGAGCCCTTTCGGGTCCTCCAGGTACCTTATGGGATAGGCCGTGAAGGCCCAGTGCGGTTTCCACAGCGTGACGACTATGGGCTTGCGGTTCGCTATCGCCTTCTTGAGCGCCGAGAGCATCGCCGGGGTGCTCGAAGCCTGCAGCGTGTAGTCCAGATGGTACCCGGGGATGACCTTCGTCTTGACCACGTTCATCTCGCCAGCCCCGGCCTCGATGCCCGTGATATGTCCGCCGAACTGACTCCTGTATTTGTTCAGGTCGGCTATGCTCTTCGCCTCAACGTAGTCGGGGACCGCGAGCCCGATAGTCGCCTTTCCTTCGTACCACGGCGCGAGTTTCTCGACCTTCCCCTTGTACTTCTGCCAGTAGACCTTCTGCGTGTAGGGAAGCCAGGTGTCCATGAACGCGTCTATCTGACCCGTCGAGACCCCCTGATACAGAGGCCCGGCATCGGCAAGCTGTAGCTTAACGTCGTACCCGAACCTGTCCCCGAGCAACGCCTTGAGCACGTTGTTCAGCGCCACGTCCTCGTCCCAGCCGATGTCACCCAGCGTTAGCGCCTTCTTGCCCCCGGTGGAGGAGCCTCCCCCACCACACCCTCCCGCTCCCACCAACGCTACGCCTGCTACCCCCGCCCCACCTACCTTCAGGAAATCTCGACGACTAAACTTCCTCTCCATCACCCTCTCCAATCCCACCAGACAACTTGTTTTGTATGAAGAAACGGTTTTGTGAAATGCCAGTTTAGTGTCATGCACGGGTTGCGGTCAAGGACGGCACCGTTTGGATTATGCTATCCGACATGGAAGGTGTACGAGCCGAGAGACGGGCTCACGAGGTATAGTCCGCGCCATGAAGCGTGACGAAAGGCAGCATCCAAGCCCCGTAAAGGAACGACTGAGATCCGAGATCCTGCGACGCCGGGATGGGCTCCCTACTTCAGATCGTCTCCGGCTCAGCGCCGACATCATGCGCAGGATCACCGCCCTCGCCCCCTACCACCACGCCAGAACGGTCCTCGCCTACAGCAGCTTCGGCAGTGAGCCGGATACCTCTCCGCTGCTGCAGAAAGCGCTCGAAGAAGGCAAGATTCTGCTCCTGCCAAGGGTAGAACGCGCCTCCAGACGCCTCACCCTCCATCGCGTGCACAACCCGGAGAAAGAACTCGTCCCCGGAACGTGGGGCATCCGTGAACCAGACCCGGACCTCTGCCCGGAGATACCCCCCTCCTCGGTGGAGTTCGTGCTCGTCCCCGGCGTCGCCTTCGACCCCGGCGGCGGCCGCCTCGGCTACGGCGGCGGCTTCTACGATCACCTAATCTCAGAGGAGCTCACCCACCACCCCCCTCTCGTCGCCGCCGCCTTCGAAGTCCAGATGGTCCCCGAGATCCCTCGCGACGAACACGATGTCCCAATAGACCTCGTCGTCACCGAAAAACATGTGTACAGTCAGCCCTCCGCCCCTTGACCTTCCCTTACAACACATGTTACGGTTTTGTATGGAGGAGTGGGTTGCGCAAAAAGAAACAAAATTGAGAAGTACGCCGTACGGGGTCGCATCGGGGGCGAAGGAAGGTGAGAAGCCGGGCTGAGGTCGTGATCGTGGGGGCCGGCATCGTCGGGTGCGGCATCGCGGAGAGCCTGACGAGGCTGGGCTGGCGGGATGTGGTGGTCCTGGATCAGGGGCCGCTGCCGCGGGCCGGTGGGTCGACGTCGCACGCGCC belongs to Rubrobacter naiadicus and includes:
- a CDS encoding Hsp20/alpha crystallin family protein; this translates as MGRQRRNPFRGFLDVMSEMNRAQQKWISLNDQGRAGAHGTPATAWIPDADIYALENDLVIRCALAGVRREDVEISLSGGVLMISGERRGEPKNPRPIHYTRELRYGIFRRVMSLPEGITKSDISARFENGLLEIIVRGGASATEPERIEIG
- the galT gene encoding galactose-1-phosphate uridylyltransferase — protein: MNELRWDPTLGEWVAYATHRQERTFLPPAEYCPLCPTKPGGFPTEVPRESYEIVVFENRFPSFVPDAPEPEGAGNGLTPKAAGRGVCEVVLYTDEHDATLAQLPERRIKQLVKVWADRYRELGALDFVDYVFIFENKGEAIGVTLHHPHGQIYGYPFVPPRPKRELEAARAHREKTGGCLHCDLLAQEHEEGRRIVVKGEHFSAFVPFYAHFPYEVHVYSRRCVGSIAGLDAEERKDLARTLKRLLVGYDELFGFSLPYMMVMHQAPTDGGDYEGVAHFHIEFYPPNRTADKLKYLAGSETGAGAFIMDALPEETAGHLRAAVARA
- a CDS encoding glycine betaine ABC transporter substrate-binding protein, encoding MGAGGCGGGGSSTGGKKALTLGDIGWDEDVALNNVLKALLGDRFGYDVKLQLADAGPLYQGVSTGQIDAFMDTWLPYTQKVYWQKYKGKVEKLAPWYEGKATIGLAVPDYVEAKSIADLNKYRSQFGGHITGIEAGAGEMNVVKTKVIPGYHLDYTLQASSTPAMLSALKKAIANRKPIVVTLWKPHWAFTAYPIRYLEDPKGLMGKGEELSAIVSKNLHKDKPEAYAMIKAVRLTPGQLGELELEIRKSSPAKGARSWLKKNQSVVDPWIEAAKKAQKG
- a CDS encoding BCCT family transporter, whose protein sequence is MPERVRSYLREHTNPPVFVTSGLIAIILVALGAVFPGRFGAAAEDFQKFITTYFGWLYILSATFFLVFAGAITCSRWGRIRLGPDDAREEYGTWSWISMMFTAGMGIGLVYYGVAEPLNDFMHPPVGEGGTRGAAEQAMNYTFFHWGLHPWAIYVVLGLALGYFSYRKGLPLRPASALYPLIGERINGPVGHLIDILAVFGTLFGLATSIGIGATQIGAGLQTLFGIPNDTLVEVLIIAAVEVVAITSVMLGINAGIRRLSVINMWLALALCAFVFVAGPTLFLLDSMATDTGYYLQHLPQTSLTIFTTRQGHDFQATWTLFYWGWWISWSPFVGMFIARISYGYTIRKFILGTLLIPTGFSIVWFVVFGESALHRVLTGSDRVLADASAPTALFVLLEQLPTGKVISLIFSVIAIVVVTLFFATSSDSGSLVVDILTNGGDPHPIWQQRMFWAITEGVIAAVLLVAGAATGGDPLSALQTAAITSGLPFCVVLLLMCLSLFLSFTGERVPRIPGEVVVAPQPDRIVPVTDGAAQEPGRTNGGVPAPQQVHTGGLQGHES
- a CDS encoding 5-formyltetrahydrofolate cyclo-ligase; this translates as MKRDERQHPSPVKERLRSEILRRRDGLPTSDRLRLSADIMRRITALAPYHHARTVLAYSSFGSEPDTSPLLQKALEEGKILLLPRVERASRRLTLHRVHNPEKELVPGTWGIREPDPDLCPEIPPSSVEFVLVPGVAFDPGGGRLGYGGGFYDHLISEELTHHPPLVAAAFEVQMVPEIPRDEHDVPIDLVVTEKHVYSQPSAP